In Aigarchaeota archaeon, a single window of DNA contains:
- the nuoK gene encoding NADH-quinone oxidoreductase subunit NuoK, whose translation MSLFILYYVLTAVLLFIIGVYALATKRSIIKMIIGIEIMINAAHLNFIAFSTNFPGGMMDPFAQSVVLISMAVGAAVIALALLLSVHVYRTYKTLDITLLRRLRR comes from the coding sequence ATGTCACTTTTTATTCTATACTATGTTCTTACAGCCGTGTTGCTTTTCATAATAGGCGTTTATGCTCTAGCGACGAAAAGGAGCATTATAAAAATGATAATAGGCATCGAGATAATGATAAACGCGGCCCATCTAAACTTCATAGCGTTCTCCACCAACTTTCCCGGGGGTATGATGGACCCATTTGCCCAGAGTGTCGTCCTTATATCCATGGCCGTGGGGGCAGCGGTTATAGCGCTGGCTCTCCTGCTTAGCGTTCATGTGTACAGGACGTACAAAACGCTGGACATAACACTCTTGAGAAGACTGAGAAGATAG